The DNA window CTACCAGCTGAGAGCTTAGCCTTAAGCTCTCGCGGCTCAATAGTTTGCAGATTCATGCTGAAAATCTCGATTAACTAAATGATGAACCACAACCACAAGTGCGTTTAGCGTTAGGATTATTAAATTTAAATCCAGCGCCCTGCAAGCTTGTGACATAGTCAATGCTTGTGCCTTTAAGAAAGTTAGCACTGGCCATGTCGATAAATATTTTTAAACCATCGACTGTTGAAACCACATCACCCATGCGCTCTTCTTTCTCAAAATCTAGGCCATACTGTAGTCCTGAGCAGCCGCCACCTTGGACAGCGATTCTCAGGCCGTGGTCCTCTAGACCCTCTTCTTTAAGGGCCGATTTAATCATTTCAATCGCCTTTGTAGTTAGTGTGACGGGGAAATCATTAGTATCATTAGAGACTTGCGCTGTTTGGGGATTTGTCTGTTCCATTTAAAACTCCTGATGAGGCCATTATATAACCACTTAATAGGACTTGGCAAATTCCGGTTTAATTAATTTGCAACCATTACGCGTTAGTTTAATTTTATTGAGAATGTGCTATAAGGCCTGTTCAAATTAGTTCTTTGATAATGCAATCATTACGAGTAGATGTTTTTCATACCTGATCCGTAGTCAGCATTGTTAAGTTATACCATCTGATTCTGGATCAGGCCTGCATTGAAGGTTTTTTGTCTTCCATAACCAGAGTGATGTTCGCTGCGGTTTATTAAGAATGCACCGCCTCGAATGTCCTTTTGGCCCAAACCATGGACGGACAACTGGAAGGAAAAATGAGGACTATCGTCAGTACTTATAATCAACGGCCCACTGTGCCGTTTTCGAAGTTACTTGCGGCAATTGTCACAAGTAAGATTCACATCACCCCCGAAGAGCGGCATTGGATGATCTACGTCGGACAGGGATACTCTACCAAAGAAATCGCCAACATGCCTGAATTCTGTGTGAGTAAGAAGACAGGTGAATTTCACCTAACCGGAATCTACGGCAAACTCA is part of the bacterium genome and encodes:
- a CDS encoding iron-sulfur cluster assembly accessory protein, yielding MEQTNPQTAQVSNDTNDFPVTLTTKAIEMIKSALKEEGLEDHGLRIAVQGGGCSGLQYGLDFEKEERMGDVVSTVDGLKIFIDMASANFLKGTSIDYVTSLQGAGFKFNNPNAKRTCGCGSSFS